In a genomic window of Arthrobacter woluwensis:
- a CDS encoding trans-aconitate 2-methyltransferase, translated as MHPTVEWDPATYVKFGDYRDRPFFDLTQRIHAESPRLVVDLGCGPGNLTATLAARWPEAQVVGVDSSQAMLDRAAVHAERFPNLRFELGDIATWMPGDADVVVSNAALQWVPGHERLLPVWLDAMAEGSWFAFQVPGNFGAPSHVLMRELADSPAWAVKLAGVLRHRDAVLEPADYLTIALDAGWQADAWETSYQQLLQGPDPVLEWVRGTGLRPVLSALDASDAEAFERDYAVMLNEAYPATPHGTVFPFRRLFTVARKAPAGAADGTDA; from the coding sequence ATGCACCCGACCGTGGAATGGGACCCCGCGACGTACGTGAAATTCGGCGACTACCGGGACCGTCCCTTCTTCGACCTCACCCAGAGGATCCACGCCGAGTCGCCCCGGCTCGTGGTCGATCTCGGGTGTGGCCCCGGCAATCTCACTGCGACGCTCGCCGCGCGCTGGCCGGAGGCGCAGGTGGTCGGGGTGGATTCCTCGCAGGCGATGCTGGACCGCGCCGCCGTCCACGCGGAACGGTTCCCCAACCTCCGGTTCGAGCTGGGTGACATCGCGACGTGGATGCCCGGCGACGCCGACGTCGTGGTCTCCAATGCCGCGTTGCAATGGGTGCCCGGGCACGAGCGGCTGCTTCCCGTCTGGCTGGACGCCATGGCGGAGGGATCGTGGTTCGCGTTCCAGGTGCCGGGCAACTTCGGCGCACCGTCCCATGTGCTCATGCGCGAACTGGCCGACTCCCCGGCCTGGGCCGTGAAGCTCGCCGGCGTGCTGCGTCATCGCGACGCGGTGCTGGAACCGGCCGACTATCTGACCATCGCGCTCGACGCCGGCTGGCAGGCCGACGCCTGGGAGACCAGCTACCAGCAGCTCCTGCAGGGTCCCGACCCGGTGCTCGAATGGGTGCGCGGCACCGGCCTGCGTCCCGTGCTGAGCGCTCTCGACGCCTCGGACGCCGAAGCATTCGAGCGGGATTATGCGGTGATGCTCAACGAGGCCTATCCGGCCACGCCGCACGGAACGGTGTTCCCGTTCCGGCGCCTCTTCACCGTCGCGCGCAAGGCTCCGGCCGGGGCCGCCGACGGGACGGACGCATGA
- a CDS encoding beta-N-acetylhexosaminidase, with product MRIPPLVPAPESLELLSGHLPVPSQLTFATDGDSDDPGWALLRHQAEDWLGVRLHDAAPEDALLLVSTDPSLAPGAYRLEIDGLIRVEAADLDGVRHAWQTLRQLSGPEAFVPQGSARRRADGRTVHSLPRLRLTDAPRFAHRGVLLDVARHFMPFSELLRFIDLLAAHKLNVLHLHLSDDQGWRFEVKAFPRLTELASWRRDTPVAYDTPALGHALMAGHPHGGFYTQAQLREAVAYAAERGITIVPEIDLPGHSVAAIAAYPFLGVDQPDDQPDVEVSTRWGVSDCILDPSERTLDFYRTVLDELVSVFPSPTIHLGGDEVPYTRWEQSPEIVARAQELGLASVASLHGWFLGRLADHLASHGRQTGVWHEAIGEALPQSAIVNAWLGVDTVELSLEQGHRTVISQHEFTYLDYRESDHPDEPSAFWPVLPLEKVHGFDPVPDWIAALEREHGGAVAGVQAQLWSEYLVDQRIRDFHAFPRLCAFAEVGWCTRKPGFEDFLARLTGDPEIPGHLARLKAAGVGFRPLEGPEPWRARPDVARFRAEHAPSGHTLAEEDATPGE from the coding sequence ATGCGCATTCCCCCGCTGGTCCCGGCACCGGAGTCCCTGGAACTCCTGTCCGGTCACCTGCCGGTCCCTTCTCAGTTGACCTTCGCCACGGACGGCGACAGCGATGATCCCGGCTGGGCCCTGCTGCGCCATCAGGCGGAGGACTGGCTCGGGGTCCGGCTCCACGACGCGGCCCCCGAGGACGCCCTGCTGCTCGTGAGCACCGACCCGTCCTTGGCCCCCGGCGCGTACCGGCTGGAGATCGACGGTCTCATCCGCGTGGAAGCCGCGGATCTGGATGGCGTACGCCATGCCTGGCAGACACTCCGCCAGCTCAGCGGGCCCGAGGCCTTCGTCCCGCAGGGGTCGGCCCGCCGTCGTGCGGATGGACGCACCGTGCACTCGCTCCCCCGCCTGCGGCTGACCGACGCGCCCCGTTTCGCGCATCGCGGTGTCCTCCTGGACGTGGCCCGCCACTTCATGCCCTTCAGCGAACTCCTGCGGTTCATCGACCTCCTCGCCGCGCACAAGCTCAACGTGCTGCACCTGCATCTGAGTGACGATCAGGGGTGGCGGTTCGAGGTGAAGGCCTTCCCCCGGCTCACCGAGCTCGCCTCCTGGCGTCGGGACACCCCCGTCGCCTATGACACCCCGGCTCTGGGACACGCCCTCATGGCCGGGCACCCGCACGGCGGCTTCTACACGCAGGCGCAGCTCCGAGAAGCGGTCGCCTACGCGGCGGAGCGGGGCATCACGATCGTCCCGGAGATCGACCTGCCCGGGCACAGCGTCGCCGCGATCGCCGCCTACCCGTTCCTCGGCGTCGATCAGCCCGACGACCAGCCCGACGTCGAGGTGAGCACCCGCTGGGGCGTCAGCGACTGCATCCTGGACCCCTCCGAACGGACCCTGGACTTCTACCGGACCGTGCTCGATGAGCTCGTCTCCGTCTTCCCTTCGCCCACCATCCACCTGGGCGGGGACGAGGTGCCGTACACGCGTTGGGAACAGTCGCCGGAGATCGTCGCCCGGGCCCAGGAGCTCGGCCTGGCCTCCGTGGCCTCCCTGCACGGCTGGTTCCTCGGCCGCCTGGCGGATCACCTGGCCAGCCACGGCCGGCAGACGGGTGTCTGGCACGAGGCGATCGGCGAGGCGCTGCCGCAGAGCGCGATCGTCAACGCCTGGCTGGGGGTGGACACGGTGGAACTCAGCCTCGAACAGGGCCACCGCACGGTGATCTCGCAGCACGAGTTCACCTACCTGGACTACCGGGAAAGCGACCATCCCGATGAACCGAGCGCTTTCTGGCCGGTGCTGCCACTCGAAAAGGTGCACGGCTTCGACCCCGTCCCGGACTGGATCGCGGCCCTCGAGCGCGAGCACGGCGGCGCGGTGGCGGGGGTCCAGGCCCAGCTCTGGAGCGAATACCTGGTGGACCAGAGGATCCGCGACTTCCACGCGTTCCCACGGCTGTGCGCGTTCGCGGAGGTGGGCTGGTGCACCCGGAAACCCGGCTTTGAGGACTTCCTCGCCCGGCTCACCGGGGATCCGGAGATCCCCGGGCATCTCGCGCGCCTGAAGGCGGCCGGAGTCGGATTCCGCCCCCTGGAGGGACCCGAGCCGTGGCGCGCCCGGCCCGATGTGGCCCGCTTCCGGGCGGAGCACGCACCGAGCGGGCACACCCTCGCCGAGGAGGACGCGACGCCGGGCGAGTGA
- a CDS encoding HAD hydrolase-like protein: MTLAQAAVLFDLDGTLIDPAGGITGGIAAALHEAGLPIPPDQALQAMVGPRLSHALQEFAGVPEERVDEVIALYRRHYRTTGMAASRVYPGIREALAELRARGYALAVATQKPRTLALELLGLHGLVEAFDAVQGSSDDESAQGPGHGVPLGKQQIIAAALQDLGAPASAVMVGDRYQDVEGATANQLPCIGVAWGFAVDGELERAGAISVVSSTDELLRGLPGPAGAQSGGSGLAAGEAVATVAAVGGAVVDGAAEEEHHGRI; the protein is encoded by the coding sequence GTGACTCTCGCTCAAGCTGCCGTGCTCTTCGACCTGGACGGGACCCTCATCGATCCCGCAGGGGGGATCACCGGCGGAATCGCCGCGGCTCTCCACGAGGCCGGCCTCCCCATACCCCCCGATCAGGCGCTGCAGGCGATGGTCGGTCCCCGCCTGAGCCATGCTCTGCAGGAGTTCGCCGGCGTGCCGGAAGAGCGGGTCGATGAGGTCATCGCCCTGTACCGGCGCCATTACCGGACCACGGGAATGGCGGCCAGCCGGGTGTACCCCGGCATCCGCGAGGCCCTGGCGGAACTGCGCGCACGGGGATACGCCCTGGCGGTGGCCACGCAGAAGCCCCGCACTCTGGCGCTTGAACTGCTGGGCCTGCACGGCCTGGTGGAGGCCTTCGACGCAGTGCAGGGCTCCTCGGATGATGAGAGTGCTCAGGGCCCCGGCCACGGCGTGCCTCTCGGCAAGCAACAGATCATCGCGGCGGCGCTCCAGGACCTCGGTGCCCCGGCCTCCGCGGTGATGGTGGGAGACCGGTACCAGGACGTCGAAGGCGCGACGGCGAATCAGCTGCCGTGCATCGGCGTCGCGTGGGGTTTCGCCGTGGACGGTGAGCTGGAACGCGCCGGAGCGATTTCGGTGGTCTCGTCCACCGACGAACTGCTCCGTGGACTGCCGGGCCCTGCCGGTGCACAGTCGGGCGGGTCAGGGCTCGCCGCAGGGGAAGCGGTGGCCACGGTGGCCGCCGTCGGGGGAGCAGTGGTTGATGGAGCAGCGGAGGAAGAACACCATGGCCGTATTTGA
- a CDS encoding GntR family transcriptional regulator, with translation MSAFPGSWRPRADSSVPLFEQLRLRIVHLVDDGGLPPGQRLPAVRALATELDVAPHTVARAYKELEAAAIVETRGRNGTVILPRDDRQKSLGDAASAYAEAARASGVSLAEAVRLLTAAYRDQA, from the coding sequence ATGAGCGCCTTTCCCGGCTCCTGGCGGCCACGGGCCGACAGCTCCGTGCCGCTGTTCGAGCAGCTCCGGCTGAGGATCGTCCATCTGGTCGACGACGGCGGCCTGCCGCCCGGGCAGCGACTGCCCGCCGTGCGAGCGCTGGCCACGGAACTCGACGTCGCGCCGCACACGGTGGCGCGCGCCTACAAGGAACTGGAAGCGGCGGCGATCGTGGAGACGAGAGGCCGCAACGGCACCGTCATCCTGCCGCGCGACGACCGCCAGAAGAGCCTGGGCGACGCCGCCTCGGCCTATGCCGAGGCGGCCCGCGCGAGCGGCGTCAGTCTCGCCGAGGCCGTGCGGCTCCTCACGGCCGCTTACCGCGACCAGGCCTGA